A genome region from Paracholeplasma morum includes the following:
- a CDS encoding glycosyltransferase, which yields MEQFNRVRSQALNIFALFYLLMMFVIWNINYLEILLNNTNIYTTANMVLAGLFILNIDLIFKEKRFKTVLIYVVVILLLVFNSFFIVYGERSRSYIFSLIPLFMLYQIIYQRNTKKYLDIVLHSLLGLFSFYNVVGIIGFLFKLDTFFLGIPNFLTDNYRYSSILTNPNAWGIFAFIGLWISVYYLLKSRNIYKEILYGGLVALAFGAIILSMSRVVLVMTIILYVGLIITSKLYEKRIRMLLYASAILILLGIIGLMIYDIDFMINLFRLNQGLTDREEIWNYMIGLIQENFFFGIGYGNSTMVLSLSEQLIVTSSHNMYLGLLLEMGFLPLLVLLGYFCYHIYRLIRTIKYTNVYRIELIFVVLFLIGFLVGQFFEFSYFKVDSVNTFIFFLFGLSIEITRQVRKEGIYKRKITHLITGLDNGGAESMLYKIIKNRDQSKFTYQVISLDSKGFYGPLIEKEGVKVVALNMRGIKKSILGLFSLGYHLVGTNTLQTWLYHANLIGVIMGRLLLVDSIIWGVRQADISMEHNKASTVRIARISKYFGFLTDQILSCSDETTLTHKKLGYQDKKFVTIYNGFELDKFKYEPSHRDEMRKSLGLSNELTFINVARFDIQKDHETLFKSMSLLKKEGVSFKLLLCGIDIRPENETLTKMIQDNDLVDNVILLGVRNDVNRLLVASDYFLLSSLGEGFPNVLGEAMASKRIPITTDAGDCKMIVGDCGKVVERRNPEAFKNAIKEILSLTVKEKEALENKSRIRIEQHFDIKSITRSYEALY from the coding sequence GTGGAACAATTCAATAGGGTTAGATCTCAAGCACTGAATATATTCGCTCTATTCTATTTGCTGATGATGTTTGTGATATGGAATATCAATTATCTAGAGATACTGCTTAATAATACAAACATTTATACAACTGCAAACATGGTTTTAGCGGGACTCTTTATTCTGAACATCGATCTAATATTTAAAGAGAAACGATTTAAAACGGTATTGATTTATGTCGTTGTGATACTTCTTTTGGTATTCAACAGTTTCTTTATTGTTTATGGAGAACGGTCTAGAAGTTACATATTTTCTTTAATTCCTTTATTCATGCTTTATCAAATCATCTATCAAAGGAACACAAAGAAATACCTAGACATCGTGCTTCATTCCTTATTAGGTTTGTTCTCATTTTACAACGTTGTGGGAATCATTGGATTCTTATTCAAACTAGATACATTCTTCTTAGGCATTCCTAATTTCTTAACAGATAACTACAGATACAGTTCAATTCTAACCAATCCAAATGCCTGGGGCATATTCGCTTTTATTGGATTATGGATTAGTGTTTATTATTTACTGAAATCTAGAAACATATATAAAGAGATTTTATATGGTGGCTTAGTAGCGCTTGCTTTTGGGGCGATCATTCTTTCCATGTCAAGAGTTGTACTCGTGATGACTATCATTCTTTATGTTGGGTTAATCATAACAAGCAAACTTTATGAAAAACGCATTAGAATGCTATTATACGCTTCAGCAATTCTAATCCTTTTAGGCATTATCGGTCTAATGATTTATGACATTGATTTCATGATTAATCTTTTCAGACTCAATCAAGGGTTAACAGATCGTGAAGAAATATGGAATTACATGATAGGATTAATTCAAGAAAACTTCTTCTTTGGTATTGGGTATGGAAATAGTACAATGGTTTTATCTTTATCAGAACAGTTGATAGTTACTTCATCGCATAATATGTATTTAGGGTTACTATTAGAAATGGGTTTCTTGCCTTTGCTCGTTTTACTGGGTTATTTCTGTTACCACATTTATAGACTCATTAGAACCATTAAGTATACCAATGTTTATAGGATTGAACTTATATTTGTTGTATTGTTTTTAATTGGATTTTTAGTGGGACAATTCTTCGAGTTTTCATATTTCAAGGTTGACTCAGTCAATACATTTATATTCTTCTTGTTTGGTCTTTCAATCGAAATCACAAGACAAGTTAGAAAAGAAGGCATTTATAAAAGAAAGATTACGCATTTGATTACAGGACTAGATAATGGTGGTGCCGAATCAATGCTTTATAAAATTATCAAGAACAGAGATCAATCTAAGTTTACTTATCAAGTTATATCTCTAGACAGTAAGGGGTTCTACGGCCCTTTAATTGAAAAAGAAGGGGTTAAAGTGGTCGCTCTCAATATGAGAGGCATCAAAAAGAGCATTTTAGGATTATTCAGTCTTGGGTATCACTTAGTAGGAACAAACACTTTACAAACATGGTTATACCATGCTAACCTAATTGGGGTTATCATGGGCAGACTCTTATTAGTAGATTCAATCATCTGGGGTGTTAGACAAGCAGATATCTCAATGGAACATAACAAAGCATCTACGGTAAGGATTGCGAGAATCTCCAAATACTTTGGATTCTTAACAGACCAAATCTTAAGTTGTTCAGATGAAACAACGCTTACTCACAAGAAACTAGGGTATCAAGATAAGAAGTTTGTTACAATCTATAATGGTTTTGAGTTAGATAAGTTTAAGTATGAACCTAGTCACCGTGATGAAATGCGAAAATCATTAGGACTATCTAATGAGCTTACGTTTATTAACGTTGCAAGATTTGATATTCAAAAAGACCACGAAACACTCTTTAAATCCATGTCTTTATTGAAAAAAGAAGGTGTTTCATTTAAGTTACTATTATGTGGTATTGATATTAGACCAGAAAATGAAACACTTACTAAAATGATTCAGGATAATGACTTAGTAGATAACGTCATTTTGCTTGGTGTTAGAAACGATGTTAATAGACTACTTGTCGCAAGTGATTATTTCTTATTATCGAGTTTAGGTGAGGGGTTCCCTAATGTATTAGGTGAGGCCATGGCATCTAAACGCATTCCGATTACAACCGATGCAGGCGACTGTAAGATGATTGTCGGAGACTGCGGGAAAGTAGTCGAAAGAAGAAATCCAGAAGCGTTTAAAAATGCGATTAAAGAGATATTGTCACTAACAGTTAAAGAAAAAGAAGCATTAGAAAATAAATCAAGAATTCGTATTGAACAACATTTTGATATTAAATCAATCACTAGATCTTACGAAGCACTATATTAG